The following coding sequences are from one Melospiza melodia melodia isolate bMelMel2 chromosome 2, bMelMel2.pri, whole genome shotgun sequence window:
- the ESD gene encoding S-formylglutathione hydrolase: MALKQVSSNKCFEGFQKVFEHDSAELKCKMKFGIYLPPKAETGKCPVLYWLSGLTCTEQNFITKAAFQQAAAEHGLIVVAPDTSPRGCNIEGEDESWDFGTGAGFYVDATEDPWKTNYRMYSYIKDELPKLINANFPTDPERMSIFGHSMGGHGALILALKNPGKYKSVSAFAPICNPIQCQWGKKALGGYLGPDASKWEAYDATQLVKSYSGARLDILIDQGKDDQFLSAGQLLPDNFIAACTERKVPVVFRLQQGYDHSYYFIASFINDHIKHHAKYLNA; encoded by the exons TGCAGAGCTAAAATGCAAAATGAAATTTGGAATCTACTTGCCTCCAAAAGCTGAAACTGGGAAGTGTCCTGTGCTGTATTGGCTCTCGG GGCTGACCTGCACAGAACAGAATTTCATAACGAAAGCCGCGTTCCAACAGGCGGCAGCCGAGCACGGCCTCATTGTGGTGGCACCGGACACCAGCCCAC GTGGCTGCAATATTGAAGGAGAAGATGAAAGCTGGGATTTTGGCACCGGTGCTGGTTTTTATGTGGATGCCACTGAagatccctggaaaacaaactacAGGATGTATTCCTACATAAAGGATGAG CTGCCTAAACTAATAAATGCCAATTTTCCAACTGACCCTGAACGGATGTCTATTTTTGGGCATTCCATGGGAGGTCATGGAGCTCTTATTCTTGCTCTGAAGAATCCTGGGAAGTACAAA TCTGTGTCAGCATTTGCTCCTATCTGCAACCCAATTCAGTGTCAGTGGGGGAAGAAAGCCCTTGGTGGATATCTGGGACCAGATGCAAGCAAATGGGAG gcctatgatgccacacagcttgTGAAGTCCTACTCGGGCGCTCGCCTGGACATCTTGATTGACCAAGGCAAAGATGACCAGTTCCTGTCTGCAGGCCAGTTACTGCCCGATAACTTCATCGCCGCCTGCACCGAGCGGAAAGTCCCAGTAGTCTTCAGGCTGCAGCAG GGTTATGATCACAGCTATTATTTCATTGCTTCATTTATTAATGACCACATCAAACACCATGCAAAATACCTCAATGCTTGA